TTCATTGATCACTTTTAAGTTTTCTTTTTCTTCTCTTTCTAATATTATATCATTTAGCGATAAATAATGCTTTGCATTATTTACTTTTATTTCGTAAGATGCTCCATTTATTATTTTTATTATGTCTTCATTTTTTAGCTTGCTAATTTCAGTAGATACCGCTTTCATATCTTTTCCAAGCTTTTTTCCAAGTTCTTTAAAGTTTGCTTTTGCTTTGTAGGTTATAAGTTCTTCTTCATTAGTTTTTATTTTCATTTCTTTTGCATTTATTTCATCTAATATTATTTCTTGCATTTCTATTAGCATATTTTGTTCATTTTGATTTTTTGTGACAATATATATTGTGCTAATAGGTATGCGTATTTTTATATTGTGCAATGATCTGAGTGATCTTGCCATTGAAGTTATTTTTCTTGCGAGATTTATTTTCTCTTCAATTGTTTTGTTAATGAAATTTTCATTTGCCTTTGGATAATCGTTAAGGTGTATTGATTGTTTATCCTCATCAGTTTTTAAATTTTGATAAATTTCTTCTGTTATAAATGGAATAAAGGGTGCAAGTAAAATCATTAAAGTTTTGATTGCATAATATAATGTTTCGTAGGCGTCATTTTTGTCTTTATCGTTTTCTGATTTCCAAAATCTTCGCCTTGACCTTCTTATATACCAATTGTTTAATTTATCTATAAATTCAAGTAAAGATTCTATTGACTTTGTTAGATTGTATTTGTCTATTTCTGTATTTAGTATTTTTTTTAGACTTTCAAGTTCGCTTATGATCCATTTGTCAAGGTTATTGTTTTTAACTAGGCTGAGATTTTTTGGAGGTTTGAATTTGTCAATTATTGCATAAGTTGTGAAAAATGAATAGGCGTTCCAAATGGGTATTATTATATTTTTAAGAACGTCTCTTACTCCATTGTCGCTATATTTTAAATCATCGGCTTTAACTACAGGGCTCATTATTAAATAAAGCCTTAAAGCATCAGCTCCGAAGGTGTTTATTACTTGCATTGGGTCTGTATAATTTTTAAAGGATTTTGACATTTTTCTTCCATCGCTTGAAAGCACAAGTCCATTTACAATGACGTTTTTGAATGCTGTGTTTTCAAAAAGAGCAGCTCCCAGGATTGTAAGAGTATAAAACCATCCTCTTGTTTGATCTAGACCTTCTGCAATAAAGTCAGCAGGAAATATATTTGTAAAATTACTTTCATTTGTGAATGGATAATGGTTGCTTGCGTAAGGCATTGCTCCAGATTCAAACCAACAATCGAGAACCTCGCTCGTTCTGATAAATGTGCCGCCGTCTTTGCTTGGCCAAGTTATTTTATCTATTTGGTCTTTGTGTAAGTCTTCGATTTTTTGACCGGACAGTTCTTCAAGCTCTTTTTTTGATCCAACACAAATTTTTTTTCCTGTTTTTGAGCATATCCAAATTGGAATTGGATTTCCCCAAAATCTGTTTCTGCTTATTGCCCAATCTTTTGCATTTTCTAACCATTTTCCAAATCTTCCTTTTTTTAAATGGGCTGGCATCCAATTAATTTTTTCATTTACCTCTAAGAGCTTGGTTTTTATTTTTTCTACATTTACAAACCACGAGCTTATTGGTCTGTAAATAATTGGGCAGTTTGTCCTATAGCAAAATGGATACCTGTGTAGATAATTTTCTCTTTTGAATAAAAAATTGCGTAATTTTAGGTTTTCTATTATTTTTTTATCAGCATCTTTTACAAAAAGTCCTTCAAAATCTTTTACCTGATTTGTAAATTTACATTCAGCATCTAGGGGGTCTATTATATCAACATTTGTATGTTTTTTAAGTATTTTGTAGTCTTCTTCTCCAAAAGGAGCAATATGAACAATTCCTGTTCCATTGTCAGTTGTAACATAATCAGCTGTATGTACCTTGAAAGCTCCTTTATCTTTTTGTTCTAAAAAGTAGTTAAAAATAGGTTCATATTCTGTGCCTTCAAGTTTGCTTCCCTTGAATTTTTCTATAATAGTATATGAATTTTCATCATCATAATAGCTATTAAGCCTTGTTGATCCAAGTATTAAAAGCTCTTCTTTTTTTTTGTCAAAAATTTTAGAATATTCTATTTCTTGTCCTACTGCAATTCCAAGGTTTGAGGGCAATGTCCAAGGGGTGGTTGTCCATGCTAGTAAGTATTCGTTTTTATTTTTGATTTTAAATTTTATTGTTAATGATGGGTCATTAATTTCTTTGTATTCTCCAAGATTAACCTCGAAATTTGAAAGCGGAGTTGCGAGTTTTGGGGAATAGGGTAGTACATAGTAACTTTCGTAGATTAACCCTTTGTTATAAAGATTTTTAAATACCCACCATACAGATTCCATGAAACTTATATCCATGGTTTTGTAGCCTTTTTCAAAATCTACCCATCTTCCAAGCCTTAAGATTATATTTTTCCATTCTTTTGTATATCTGAGTACTATTTTTTTGCATTCTTTGTTAAAATTTTCAATGCCATAATTTTCTATTTCGTATTTTCCAGAAATTCCTAATTTTTTTTCTACTTCGTATTCAACAGGCAGTCCATGAGTATCCCATCCAAAATTTCTTTTAACATATTTGCCTTGCATTGTTTGATATCTTGGAATTATGTCTTTTATTGTGTTTGGAACAAAATGGCCAAAATGAGGAAGTCCTGTTGCAAAAGGTGGTCCGTCATAAAATGTAAATTCTTCACACCCCTTTCTTTGTTTTATTGATTTTTCAAAGATTTTATTGTCATTCCAAAATTTTAATATTTTTTCTTCTATTTTGGGAAAATTTGCCTTGTTTTCTACTTTTTTAAACATATTAAATTCCTCTTTATTTATTCTATTATTAGTTTTTCTTTTTCTAAATAAATCGTTATTTTATTTATGTTTTGATTTTCAGCTATTTTGGTGATAATATTTTCTTCTATTTGTTCCTTTATTGCAGCAATTACGCTTCTTGCTCCTGAATTTTTTTTATAGTGTTTTGTGGTTATGAATTTGTCAACATCGTTTTGTATTTCTATCTCGATTCCTTTAGAGTAAAATTTTGTTTTAAGGGCGTTTAGATAGTTTTTGCAAATTTCTTCTATATTGTCCTTTGTAAGAACATTTAGGATAATTTTTTTTTGAATTTTGTCTAAAAAGGATAACTTAAATCTTTTTTCAAGATCTTGTTTTATTTCTTCGTTAAAGTTTTTTGTTTCTAGGCTTTTTTGTTGATTTTTGTTGAATCCAATATTTTTTTCTCCAAGAAGCATTCTAGATCCAATGTTTGTGGTCATTATTATAATTGTGTTTTTAAATAGTATTTTATCTTCTTTGCTATCAATAAGTTCTCCATTTTCAAGCATTCGACTTATTAGGGTTAATACAGAGTTGTGGGCATTTTCAATGTTTTCAAACAATATTAAAGTTTCAAATGAATGCTTTAATTTATTTGTCAGAATGCCTCCATCAGAATAGCCTACGTATCCTGGATTTGTGCCAATTAATTTTGAAATAGAGTTTTCTTCTTTATAGTCTGACATATCTAGTCTTAATACTGAATTTTGATCCTTGATAATTTTTTTGGATATTGCATCAATTAAAGCTGTTTTTCCACATCCACTTGATCCTATTAACAATATTGAGGCTAAAGGTTTAGAATCGTCATTAAGTTCAAGTTTGACTTTAATAATTTCTTTAATAAGTTCACTTACTGCATGTTTTTGGCCGATCACTTTTTTATTTATTTCGCTTTCTATTTTTTTTAATTCTAAAATTTCTTCTTTAGTGTTATTTGTTGTGTTAATAGACAGTATTTCATTTATTGCTTTTTGTATATCATCTGATGTTATGATGTTGTCTTTTGTAATTCCTTCCTTTTTGGCCGCACCGGCGATGTCTATTATATCTATTGCTTTATCTGGAAATTTTTTATTTATTAGATATTTGGATGAAAGTTTTACTATATTTAGAAGCGCACTTTTTTCATAGATTACTCCATGATAGTCTTCAAAATTTTTTGCAATATTTTCGATTATTTGGAGTGTATCTTTTTCATCAGGCTCTCTTACGGCAATTGTTTGGAATCTTCTGGCGAATGCCTTGTCTTTTGAAATATATTTTCGATATTCATTGTAGGTGGTTGCTCCAATAATTTGTATTTCAGCTCTAGAAAGTGATGGTTTTAATATATTTGACGCATCAAGAGCTCCTTCGGAGTTTCCAGCTCCTATTAGAGTGTGTATTTCGTCAATAAATATGATTATGTTTTTGTTTTTTTCAATATACTTAACTATATTATTTAAACGGTCTTCAAACTCGCCTCTATATTTTGTTCCCGATACCAAGTTTGAAACCTTGAGCATTAAAATTGTTTTATCTTGTAGTTTGCTACTTATTTTTTTTTGTACTATCCTTGATGCGAGGCCTTCAACTATTGCTGTTTTTCCCACACCAGGTTCACCTAATAGCATTGCGCTATTTTTGTTTCTTCTCAAGAGTATATTTGTAAGAGTTTTAATCTCTACTTCTCTTCCAATCAAGGGGTCTAATTTGTTGATTTTTGCAAGTGCTGTTAAATTTTTGACATACTTTTCAATTTCAAAGTGTTCATTTTCAAGACGTATTTCTTCATCAAATTCTTTGTAGGTTTCAATTAATCTTACTTTATTTTTCCCCATGTATTCTAATATATTTTGATCTTTAAAGTTAAAGCTAGATTTACTTAGATTGTGCTTTTTAAGAAGTTTTTTATTTTTTAATATTTGATAAAAAATTTCTTTTGCCCCTATTAAAGGGTTGGATTTAAACTCTTTTTTAGCTTCTTTTATAAGAGTAAAGATTTCTTTATTTATTTTTGGAATAATTATCTCGTTTTTTTCTATTAAAATTTTCTCTAATTTATCTATTTCATATGCAACTTCTTGTTTAATGTTTTTTAGAGTTTTGGTATCTAGAAATTTTATTTCAGATTTTTTGGGAGTGGTAATTATAGACATTAACAAGTGCCAAATTGAAACTTCTTTATTTTTATTTTTTCTTGCAATTTCTTTTGAGTCTATTTCTACCAAACTTATTAAATTTTCTGTTATGTTAATATTTTTTTATCTCCATCTTTATTGCATTTATTATATCAAATATTTTATGTTTTTCCTTATACTCTGTCTTTATAGATATGTAGAATTTAATTTTTGGCTCTGTTCCAGAGGGTCTAACAATTATTACAATTTCGTTTTCAAGTATAAATTTTATTGCGTTTGTGGGATATTTGTATTCTTTAATTTCTGAAATTTCATTTTTAAAGTTAATCTTTTTAAGAATTTTATAGTCTAATTTTTCAATTACTTTGATTCTTGCGAATTGTAATTTTTGTTCTTTTCTTAGTTTTAGCATTAACTTTTCTCTTTGAATTTCCCCATTTACTCCTTCAAAATTTTTTTCTATGTTAAATTCTTCATAATATCCAAATTCTTTGTATATCTTTTCAAGATAATCTCTAATTGTTTGTTGTTTGACTTTTAAGTCAAGTGCCAAAGAGCAAATTCCTTTTATGGCTGAAAATGCATCCTTATCTCTAACCTTTCTTCCTATTAGATATCCGTGACTTTCTTCGCATGCAAAAACAAATTTTTTATTTGGTTCATTTTTTTCCATTTCATTAATTAAGTTTCCTATCCATTTAAATCCTGTGTAAGTCCTAAAAATTTGAGAACCATATTTGTTTGCAATTTTTTCTAGAATTGATGTTGTTACAAATGATGATATTACAAATGTATTTTTAGGATTTATTTCTTTTGAGAGTATATAGTTCATTAAAATGCATGATATTTGATTTCCGTTTAAAAATATCCATTCGTTTTGATCTTTATATGCAATCCCTATTCTGTCCGCATCTGGATCTGTTGCAAGGGCAATGTCACAATCTTCTTTTTTTGCAAGCTCTATTACTTTAAACATTGATTCTTGTTTTTCTGGATTAGGATAGTTTGTTGTTGGAAATTCGGGGTTTGGTAGTATTTGACTTTTTTCTAAAAAAAGTTGTATTTTACTATTTGTAAAGAGTTTTTTTATTATGGTCCCACCGGTGCCATGTAATGCTGTGTAGGCTATTTTTAAGTTTGTTTCTTTGCCATTCTTTTCAAAATCAGGGAATTCATTGTTTATTGTTTGCACATATTCTTCGTCTATCTCATTACCAAGTTCTTTGATGATCCCTTGTTGAATTCCTTCTTTTATGGTAATTGCATTTATTATGTTTTTTGTATTTTTAATTTCATTAGTTATTAGTGTGTCATGAGGTGGCATTATTTGGATTCCACCTTTCCAATATACTTTATATCCATTATATTCTTTTGAATTATGACTTGCTGTTATCATAACACCAACATCACAATCAAATTTTCTTATTGTATAGGATAGTTGAGGAGAAGGTCTTAAATTTTTATATATATATGTTTCAAAATTATTTGAGGCAAAAATTTGGGTAGCATTGTAGGCAAATTCTTTTGAAAAATATCTTGAATCATAGCTTATTGCAACTTTAGGTTTTTTATTTATTTTAAGTACATAGTTGCATATTCCTTGGCTTATTTTTTTTACATTATATGTGTTCATGTAACATGTTCCAGCTCCAATGATTCCCCTTATTCCTGCGGTGCCAAATTCTAAATCTTTGCAAAACCTATTTAGAATTTCTGTTGAATTATTTGTTTTTTGAATTTTTATTGCTTCTTCTTTAAAATGCGTATCTTCTTCAAGAAGAATGTAATTTTCCAATTTTCTTTTGGCTACAATTTTTTGCATAGATATTTCCTTTTATTTTATTAAACAAAGATTAATTAAATTATATTGATTTATAATGAATTATATACTTGATATAGAATTTATTATCATATAATTTTTATAAGAACGTGTATTAAATTTTGGTCGTTAAATTAATGGTAGATTTTTTTTTGAAGTCAGAATATCTTCCTGCTGGTGATCAGCCTAAAGCAATAAAAGAGATTGAAAACTCTATTTTGCTGGGGAATAAATATCAAACTTTAAAAGGTGTTACAGGTAGTGGAAAGACTTTTACAATTGCAAATATAATCAAGAATCTAAACAGGCCTGCTTTAGTTGTCAGTCACAATAAAACATTAGCAGCACAACTTTATAGAGAGTTTAAGGATTTTTTTCCAAACAATGCTGTTGAATATTTTGTTTCTTATTATGATTATTATCAGCCAGAGTCTTATGTACCTTCAAAAGATTTATTTATTGAAAAAGAAGCTACTATTAATACTGAGATAGAAATTAAGCGAATAAGAACGGTAACCTCTCTTTCTAAAAGGCGAGATGTAATTGTTGTTGCAACCGTATCTTCAATTTATGCTCTTGGGTCTCCAGATTTTTTCAAAAAATCAGCACGAGAATTTTTTGTAGGTCAAAAGATTTCTATTAAAGAAATATCAGATATTTTTGTAGAGCTTTATTATGAGAGAACTTTAATGAATCTAGAAAGAGATAAATTTTCAATTAAGGGAAATATTGTTGAAATTTGGCCTAGCAGTGAGCACGGAGAGTTTGCTTACCGAATTTGTTTGGATTTTGATGAAATTGTTGAAATATACAGGGTTAGTTCATTTTCTAAAAAGAATTTAGGAGCTACAAATAGTTTTACTCTTTTTGCTAAATCTTATTTTGTAATTCCTTATGAAAACGTATTAGAAGCGATACCCAAAATATCTCATGATTTAAGTCTTCAATGCCAGTATTTTAAAGATAATGGCAAACTTGTAGAAGCCGAGAGACTCAAGCAGAGAGTAGAGTATGATTTGGAAATGCTTAGAGAAACAGGGTTTTGTTCGGGCATTGAAAATTATTCTAAATATTTGAGTGGAAGTACAATGGAAAGACCTTATTGTCTTTTTGATTTTTTCCCGAAAGATTGCTTATTGTTTGTAGATGAATCTCATGTTACATTGCCTCAATTTAGGGGAATGTACAATGGAGATCATTCTAGAAAATTAAATCTTGTTAACTTTGGGTTTAGACTTCCTGCAGCGCTTGAAAACAGACCCCTTAAATATGATGAATTTGATAGATTAATTAATCAGGTTGTGTTTGTATCTGCAACCCCAGGCGTTGAAGAGGTTGAGAAAAGTAGTGTGGTTGTTGATCAAGTAATTCGTCCCACAGGTCTTGTTGATCCTGAAATTATCACTAGGCACTCTGATGGGCAAATGGAAGATCTTTACAGCGAAATTCAAAAAAGAGTAGCTCTTAAAGAGCGGGTTATAATTACCACTTTGACAAAAAAAATGTCTGAAGATTTAACTGAATATTTAGTAAGTCTTGGCGTAAGGGCAAAATATTTACATTCAGAGCTTGACACTCTTGAAAGAGTAGAAGTTATTTCGATGCTTAGAAAATCTGAAATTGATGTTATTGTTGGTATTAACTTACTTAGAGAGGGTTTGGATATTCCAGAAGTGTCTCTTGTTGCAATATTGGATGCTGATAAGGTGGGGTTTTTAAGATCTACTACTTCATTAATACAAACAATTGGTAGGGCTGCTAGAAATTCTAATGGACTTGTAATAATGTATTATGACAAAATTAGTGTAGCTATGCAGGAGGCAATTGAGGAGACTAATAGAAGACGTCAAATTCAGATTGATTATAATGAAAAAAATAATATTACTCCTAAGACAATTGTTAAAAAGATTCAAAATATTTTAGAAAAAGAACTTAATAATAAAAATAAAAATGTTGGTTATGATTTTGAAAAAATTATTTCAGGGGGAAGATTGTCTGGTAAAAAGCTTATTGATAGGCTTAAATTTGAGCTAGAAGAGGCTGTTAATGATGAAAGATT
This genomic interval from Borreliella andersonii contains the following:
- the ileS gene encoding isoleucine--tRNA ligase, whose amino-acid sequence is MFKKVENKANFPKIEEKILKFWNDNKIFEKSIKQRKGCEEFTFYDGPPFATGLPHFGHFVPNTIKDIIPRYQTMQGKYVKRNFGWDTHGLPVEYEVEKKLGISGKYEIENYGIENFNKECKKIVLRYTKEWKNIILRLGRWVDFEKGYKTMDISFMESVWWVFKNLYNKGLIYESYYVLPYSPKLATPLSNFEVNLGEYKEINDPSLTIKFKIKNKNEYLLAWTTTPWTLPSNLGIAVGQEIEYSKIFDKKKEELLILGSTRLNSYYDDENSYTIIEKFKGSKLEGTEYEPIFNYFLEQKDKGAFKVHTADYVTTDNGTGIVHIAPFGEEDYKILKKHTNVDIIDPLDAECKFTNQVKDFEGLFVKDADKKIIENLKLRNFLFKRENYLHRYPFCYRTNCPIIYRPISSWFVNVEKIKTKLLEVNEKINWMPAHLKKGRFGKWLENAKDWAISRNRFWGNPIPIWICSKTGKKICVGSKKELEELSGQKIEDLHKDQIDKITWPSKDGGTFIRTSEVLDCWFESGAMPYASNHYPFTNESNFTNIFPADFIAEGLDQTRGWFYTLTILGAALFENTAFKNVIVNGLVLSSDGRKMSKSFKNYTDPMQVINTFGADALRLYLIMSPVVKADDLKYSDNGVRDVLKNIIIPIWNAYSFFTTYAIIDKFKPPKNLSLVKNNNLDKWIISELESLKKILNTEIDKYNLTKSIESLLEFIDKLNNWYIRRSRRRFWKSENDKDKNDAYETLYYAIKTLMILLAPFIPFITEEIYQNLKTDEDKQSIHLNDYPKANENFINKTIEEKINLARKITSMARSLRSLHNIKIRIPISTIYIVTKNQNEQNMLIEMQEIILDEINAKEMKIKTNEEELITYKAKANFKELGKKLGKDMKAVSTEISKLKNEDIIKIINGASYEIKVNNAKHYLSLNDIILEREEKENLKVINEDSITIGIDSLITKELYLEGLTREFVRQIQNLRKEKNFDVSDRINLYIENNETLKEMLNKFEKYIKTETLVLDIILNKSKLEKKINLADDTFTLIGIEKC
- a CDS encoding ATP-dependent Clp protease ATP-binding subunit, with translation MVEIDSKEIARKNKNKEVSIWHLLMSIITTPKKSEIKFLDTKTLKNIKQEVAYEIDKLEKILIEKNEIIIPKINKEIFTLIKEAKKEFKSNPLIGAKEIFYQILKNKKLLKKHNLSKSSFNFKDQNILEYMGKNKVRLIETYKEFDEEIRLENEHFEIEKYVKNLTALAKINKLDPLIGREVEIKTLTNILLRRNKNSAMLLGEPGVGKTAIVEGLASRIVQKKISSKLQDKTILMLKVSNLVSGTKYRGEFEDRLNNIVKYIEKNKNIIIFIDEIHTLIGAGNSEGALDASNILKPSLSRAEIQIIGATTYNEYRKYISKDKAFARRFQTIAVREPDEKDTLQIIENIAKNFEDYHGVIYEKSALLNIVKLSSKYLINKKFPDKAIDIIDIAGAAKKEGITKDNIITSDDIQKAINEILSINTTNNTKEEILELKKIESEINKKVIGQKHAVSELIKEIIKVKLELNDDSKPLASILLIGSSGCGKTALIDAISKKIIKDQNSVLRLDMSDYKEENSISKLIGTNPGYVGYSDGGILTNKLKHSFETLILFENIENAHNSVLTLISRMLENGELIDSKEDKILFKNTIIIMTTNIGSRMLLGEKNIGFNKNQQKSLETKNFNEEIKQDLEKRFKLSFLDKIQKKIILNVLTKDNIEEICKNYLNALKTKFYSKGIEIEIQNDVDKFITTKHYKKNSGARSVIAAIKEQIEENIITKIAENQNINKITIYLEKEKLIIE
- a CDS encoding phospho-sugar mutase, translating into MQKIVAKRKLENYILLEEDTHFKEEAIKIQKTNNSTEILNRFCKDLEFGTAGIRGIIGAGTCYMNTYNVKKISQGICNYVLKINKKPKVAISYDSRYFSKEFAYNATQIFASNNFETYIYKNLRPSPQLSYTIRKFDCDVGVMITASHNSKEYNGYKVYWKGGIQIMPPHDTLITNEIKNTKNIINAITIKEGIQQGIIKELGNEIDEEYVQTINNEFPDFEKNGKETNLKIAYTALHGTGGTIIKKLFTNSKIQLFLEKSQILPNPEFPTTNYPNPEKQESMFKVIELAKKEDCDIALATDPDADRIGIAYKDQNEWIFLNGNQISCILMNYILSKEINPKNTFVISSFVTTSILEKIANKYGSQIFRTYTGFKWIGNLINEMEKNEPNKKFVFACEESHGYLIGRKVRDKDAFSAIKGICSLALDLKVKQQTIRDYLEKIYKEFGYYEEFNIEKNFEGVNGEIQREKLMLKLRKEQKLQFARIKVIEKLDYKILKKINFKNEISEIKEYKYPTNAIKFILENEIVIIVRPSGTEPKIKFYISIKTEYKEKHKIFDIINAIKMEIKKY
- the uvrB gene encoding excinuclease ABC subunit UvrB — protein: MVDFFLKSEYLPAGDQPKAIKEIENSILLGNKYQTLKGVTGSGKTFTIANIIKNLNRPALVVSHNKTLAAQLYREFKDFFPNNAVEYFVSYYDYYQPESYVPSKDLFIEKEATINTEIEIKRIRTVTSLSKRRDVIVVATVSSIYALGSPDFFKKSAREFFVGQKISIKEISDIFVELYYERTLMNLERDKFSIKGNIVEIWPSSEHGEFAYRICLDFDEIVEIYRVSSFSKKNLGATNSFTLFAKSYFVIPYENVLEAIPKISHDLSLQCQYFKDNGKLVEAERLKQRVEYDLEMLRETGFCSGIENYSKYLSGSTMERPYCLFDFFPKDCLLFVDESHVTLPQFRGMYNGDHSRKLNLVNFGFRLPAALENRPLKYDEFDRLINQVVFVSATPGVEEVEKSSVVVDQVIRPTGLVDPEIITRHSDGQMEDLYSEIQKRVALKERVIITTLTKKMSEDLTEYLVSLGVRAKYLHSELDTLERVEVISMLRKSEIDVIVGINLLREGLDIPEVSLVAILDADKVGFLRSTTSLIQTIGRAARNSNGLVIMYYDKISVAMQEAIEETNRRRQIQIDYNEKNNITPKTIVKKIQNILEKELNNKNKNVGYDFEKIISGGRLSGKKLIDRLKFELEEAVNDERFEDAIVLRDKIKELSSKISVARNKKREV